A genomic segment from Castor canadensis chromosome 1, mCasCan1.hap1v2, whole genome shotgun sequence encodes:
- the LOC109675861 gene encoding olfactory receptor 5W2-like: protein MDNGNCSYFPEFLLLGITNNPRMKIVLFTVFLLVYLLILLTNFGMIILIRMDSQLHTPMYFFLSHLSFSDFCYSTAVGPKMLVDLLVKNKSIPFVACALQLLIVSIFIDAECMLLAVMAFDRFKAISNPLLYAVDMSSKVRSQLLVGVYVLGTADGLIHTTLAFCLCFCGSNEINHFFCDLPPLLLLSCSDTQINELVLFSIFGFIELSTISGVLVSYCYIICSVLKMHSAEGRLKAFSTCASHLTAVAIFQGTMLFMYFRPSSTYSLDQDKMLSLFYLLVIPMLNPLIYSLRNKDVKEALQKLRNKSWF from the coding sequence atggacaacGGAAACTGCTCCTATTTTCCAGAATTTCTTCTCCTGGGAATTACTAATAACCCAAgaatgaaaatagttttattcaCTGTGTTTCTACTTGTTTATCTTCTCATTCTCTTAACAAATTTTGGAATGATCATTTTAATCAGAATGGATTCCCAGCTCCACACAccaatgtactttttcctcagccATCTCTCTTTTTCTGATTTCTGCTATTCCACTGCAGTGGGACCCAAGATGCTGGTGGACCTCCTTGTCAAGAACAAGTCAATTCCCTTTGTTGCCTGTGCCCTGCAACTGTTGATTGTCAGTATCTTTATAGATGCTGAGTGCATGCTGCTGGCAGTGATGGCCTTTGACCGGTTCAAGGCCATCAGCAACCCCTTGCTCTATGCAGTAGACATGTCCAGCAAGGTGCGCTCCCAGCTACTAGTTGGAGTTTATGTATTGGGAACTGCAGATGGCTTAATACATACAACACTGGCATTCTGTTTATGCTTCTGTGGGTCTAATGAAATTAATCATTTCTTCTGCGATTTACCTCCACTTTTACTCCTTTCCTGCTCGGATACGCAAATCAATGAGCTGgtattattctccatttttggttttattgaacTGAGCACCATCTCAGGAGTTCTTGTCTCCTATTGTTATATCATCTGTTCAGTCTTAAAGATGCACTCTGCTGAGGGGAGGCTCAAAGCTTTTTCAACTTGCGCTTCTCACTTAACTGCAGTTGCGATATTCCAGGGAACTATGCTCTTCATGTACTTCCGACCTAGCTCTACCTATTCTCTCGATCAGGACAAAATGTTATCACTGTTTTACCTACTTGTTATTCCCATGCTAAACCCTCTGATTTATAGCCTACggaacaaggatgtgaaagaGGCACTgcaaaaactcagaaataaaagttggttttaa